A portion of the Bifidobacterium lemurum genome contains these proteins:
- the rpmA gene encoding 50S ribosomal protein L27, whose product MAHKKGASSSRNGRDSSPQYLGVKKFGGEAVVAGNIIVRQRGTKFHPGQNVGVGKDHTLFALADGNVKFGVRRDRKVVDVVTA is encoded by the coding sequence ATGGCACATAAGAAGGGCGCATCCAGCTCGCGCAACGGTCGCGATTCATCGCCTCAGTACCTTGGTGTGAAGAAGTTCGGCGGCGAGGCCGTCGTGGCCGGCAACATCATCGTTCGCCAGCGTGGCACCAAGTTCCACCCGGGCCAGAACGTGGGCGTCGGCAAGGACCACACCCTGTTCGCCCTCGCGGACGGCAATGTGAAGTTCGGCGTGCGTCGTGACCGCAAGGTTGTCGACGTGGTCACCGCCTGA
- the rplU gene encoding 50S ribosomal protein L21 gives MYAIVKAGGHQEKVEVGDVILVNRLEAKKGETVEFPVALVVDGAKVTMAAADLAKVSVKAEVVDDEAKGPKINIQKYKNKTGVARRKGHRQPLTAVKVTAIA, from the coding sequence ATGTACGCGATTGTGAAGGCCGGTGGCCATCAGGAAAAGGTCGAGGTCGGCGACGTCATCCTCGTCAACCGTCTCGAGGCGAAGAAGGGTGAGACCGTGGAGTTCCCGGTCGCGCTCGTGGTCGATGGTGCCAAGGTGACCATGGCCGCCGCCGATTTGGCGAAGGTGTCCGTCAAGGCCGAAGTCGTCGACGACGAGGCCAAGGGCCCGAAGATCAACATCCAGAAGTACAAGAACAAGACTGGCGTCGCCCGCCGCAAGGGCCACCGTCAGCCGCTGACCGCCGTCAAGGTCACGGCGATCGCCTGA
- a CDS encoding Rne/Rng family ribonuclease, whose product MPTVNHDGADEVATPETNVSVSSASVSGEPADASAQPAASPAPRRRRGGRRVVRGTGAAGASVELKVEDHSTPLFEEPVLPEPAAKTTRTAGRTRQAKAAKAEAEPVESVEVAASPVEDDDAKQDRPVRRTRRRTAAAPAELDPLDPPAPPVVDSRDDDEDADERPVRRSRSRSRVRVEDDSFIERAFEVVDELPEGHETPRRSRPMTSLLFQEPVIPFDDADDDRPSRRASRDDDEDDEDRPTRSRSRRRRGKANDDEDFRDDERAGRASRGSRRDDRDDRDERDERGGRDGRDGRDNRADRDDRDNRDERDDDELLEGGSRSRSRRNRRLNAQERRAAAEVEQIEEDLELDDISYTPIDEEEPEIDEPRSRSRRRRRSRSKSDQSQEARESRDSRESRDSRDERDDHDDADDEAETVTRRRRRRRSKADSDDQEQPLVRRSRKQQYIDEITDVEGSTRLEAKKQRRRDNRRERSRQSQLMEQDFLARRENVDRLMVVRERERHTQISVVEDNVLVEHYVSDIQEVQTVGNIYLGRVQNVLPSMEAAFVDIGQARNGVLYAGEVNWDAARLEGQPRRIELAFKSGDPVLVQVTKDPIGHKGARLTSQVTLAGRFLVLVPSGGMTGVSRKLSERERSRLKNIVSKIAPKDMGVIIRTAAEGASEEAIVKDLESLVRQWERINAKREEFWHGKRPKLLQGEPDVAIRVVRDIFNDDFNKLIVEGSKVYERIEEYLDTMAPDLKDKLERWDPAEHEGKDVFDRWQIDSQLRKGMERQVYLPSGGSIVIDRTEAMTTIDVNTGRFIGKGKSLEETVTRCNLEASEEIARQLRLRDIGGMVMIDYVDMVMPANRDLVLRRLVECLARDRTKHQVAEVTSLGLVQMTRKRIGQGLVEAFSEECPTCKGRGFILHDHPTVSADYDDPYALRGGDPFVKTNKHGRGSDVSAPQGSSPDVKAKLAQVAAAAIAANNADDEDGESEEK is encoded by the coding sequence GTGCCCACTGTGAATCATGATGGGGCCGACGAGGTCGCAACCCCTGAGACCAACGTATCCGTATCATCCGCGTCCGTTTCGGGCGAGCCTGCCGACGCATCGGCCCAGCCCGCCGCCTCGCCCGCGCCCCGTCGCCGCCGCGGCGGCCGTCGCGTGGTGCGTGGCACCGGTGCCGCCGGCGCTTCGGTGGAACTGAAGGTGGAGGACCATTCCACGCCGCTGTTCGAGGAGCCGGTGCTGCCCGAGCCCGCCGCCAAGACGACGAGGACCGCCGGCCGCACGAGGCAGGCCAAGGCCGCGAAGGCCGAGGCCGAGCCCGTCGAGTCCGTCGAGGTCGCCGCGTCGCCTGTTGAGGATGACGACGCCAAGCAGGATCGTCCGGTCCGCCGCACGCGCCGTCGCACGGCCGCCGCGCCCGCCGAGTTGGATCCGCTGGATCCGCCCGCGCCGCCGGTTGTTGATTCCCGTGATGACGACGAGGATGCCGACGAGCGTCCGGTCCGCCGCTCCCGTTCGCGTTCGCGCGTCCGCGTTGAGGATGATTCGTTCATCGAGCGCGCGTTTGAGGTGGTCGACGAGCTGCCGGAGGGCCATGAGACGCCCCGCCGCTCGCGTCCGATGACGTCGCTGCTGTTCCAGGAGCCGGTGATTCCTTTCGATGATGCCGACGATGACCGCCCGTCCCGCCGCGCTTCGCGGGATGATGACGAGGATGATGAGGATCGTCCCACCCGTTCGCGTTCGCGCCGCCGCCGTGGCAAAGCGAACGACGATGAGGATTTCCGCGATGACGAGCGCGCCGGTCGCGCCTCCCGCGGCTCGCGTCGCGATGATCGTGACGACCGCGACGAGAGGGACGAGCGCGGTGGCCGTGACGGCCGGGATGGCCGGGACAATCGTGCCGACCGTGATGATCGCGATAATCGCGACGAGCGTGACGATGACGAGCTGCTGGAAGGCGGTTCCCGTTCGCGTTCGCGCCGCAACCGCCGTCTGAACGCGCAGGAGCGCCGCGCCGCCGCCGAGGTCGAGCAGATCGAGGAGGACCTCGAGCTCGACGACATCTCCTACACGCCGATCGACGAGGAGGAGCCGGAGATCGACGAGCCGCGTTCGCGTTCGCGCCGTCGCCGCCGTTCCCGCTCCAAGTCCGACCAGTCGCAGGAGGCCCGCGAATCGCGCGACTCCCGCGAGTCCCGTGATTCCCGCGATGAGCGCGACGATCATGACGACGCGGACGATGAGGCCGAAACCGTCACCCGTCGCCGCCGTCGCCGCCGCTCCAAGGCCGATTCCGACGATCAGGAGCAGCCGCTGGTGCGCCGTTCGCGCAAGCAGCAGTACATCGACGAGATCACCGACGTCGAAGGCTCGACCCGACTTGAGGCCAAGAAGCAGCGCCGCCGCGACAACCGCCGCGAACGCAGCCGTCAGAGCCAGCTCATGGAGCAGGATTTCCTCGCACGCCGCGAGAACGTGGACCGCCTGATGGTGGTGCGCGAACGCGAACGCCACACGCAGATCTCCGTGGTCGAAGACAATGTGCTCGTCGAGCATTACGTCTCCGACATCCAGGAGGTGCAGACGGTGGGCAACATCTATCTGGGCCGCGTGCAGAACGTGCTGCCCAGCATGGAGGCCGCCTTCGTCGACATCGGCCAGGCGCGCAACGGCGTGCTGTACGCGGGCGAGGTGAACTGGGACGCCGCGCGTCTCGAGGGCCAGCCGCGCCGCATCGAACTCGCGTTCAAAAGCGGCGACCCGGTGCTGGTGCAGGTCACCAAGGACCCGATCGGGCATAAGGGCGCCCGTCTGACCTCGCAGGTCACGCTGGCCGGCCGCTTCCTCGTGCTGGTGCCCTCCGGCGGCATGACCGGCGTGAGCCGCAAGCTGAGCGAGCGCGAACGCAGCCGCCTGAAGAACATCGTCTCGAAGATCGCGCCGAAGGATATGGGCGTGATCATCCGCACCGCCGCCGAGGGCGCCTCCGAGGAGGCCATCGTCAAGGACCTCGAAAGCCTGGTGCGCCAGTGGGAGCGCATCAACGCCAAGCGTGAGGAGTTCTGGCACGGCAAGCGCCCCAAGCTGCTGCAGGGCGAGCCGGATGTGGCGATCCGCGTGGTGCGCGACATCTTCAATGACGATTTCAACAAGCTCATCGTCGAGGGCTCGAAGGTGTACGAGCGTATCGAGGAGTACCTCGACACCATGGCCCCGGATCTGAAGGACAAGCTGGAGCGTTGGGATCCGGCCGAACATGAGGGCAAGGACGTGTTCGACCGCTGGCAGATCGACTCTCAGCTGCGCAAGGGCATGGAACGCCAGGTCTACCTGCCGTCGGGCGGTTCGATCGTGATCGACCGCACCGAGGCGATGACCACCATCGACGTGAACACCGGCCGTTTCATCGGCAAGGGCAAGTCGTTGGAGGAGACGGTCACCCGATGCAATCTCGAGGCTTCCGAGGAGATCGCGCGCCAGCTGCGGCTGCGCGACATCGGCGGCATGGTGATGATCGACTATGTGGATATGGTCATGCCCGCCAACCGCGACCTCGTGCTGCGCCGCTTGGTGGAATGCCTGGCGCGCGACCGCACCAAGCATCAGGTGGCCGAGGTCACCTCGCTGGGTCTGGTGCAGATGACGCGCAAGCGCATCGGTCAGGGCCTGGTCGAGGCGTTCTCCGAGGAATGCCCGACCTGCAAAGGCCGCGGCTTCATCCTGCACGACCATCCCACCGTCTCGGCCGACTACGACGATCCGTACGCGCTGCGCGGCGGCGACCCGTTCGTCAAGACGAACAAGCATGGCCGCGGATCGGACGTCTCCGCCCCGCAGGGCTCTTCGCCGGACGTGAAGGCCAAGCTCGCGCAGGTCGCGGCCGCCGCCATCGCCGCGAACAACGCGGACGACGAGGACGGTGAGAGCGAGGAGAAGTAG
- the dapE gene encoding succinyl-diaminopimelate desuccinylase: protein MTNERTIIPAASELFFDSTSPRETALAALLEQIMGVYSVSDEEKPLTDMVEAFLTKQPHLTVCRHGDTLVASTDFGRGQRVILAGHLDTVPVIDNFPPRWLDPAADLAETSGEVEPGVAKVRHDVAAKTAPGARVMWGRGATDMKASDAVMLYLAATLTQANAKADLTYVFYDHEEVVAEKNGLRKVVEAHPDWIEGDFAIIGEPTNCGIEGGCNGTMRFDVVAHGVAAHSARAWMGRNAIHAAADILTRLNAYEPQDIEVDGLVYREGLNATLISGGKGTNVIPDECRVHVNYRFAPDKSLPEAKALMMGADAGAQLGNGEHVATGGVFEGYGIEMKDESPSARPGLSSPLAASLAALVKERTGRDPLAKLGWTDVARFAILGIPAVNLGAGDPLLAHKHDEQVPESDLALMADLLQTWLCR, encoded by the coding sequence ATGACGAATGAACGGACCATCATCCCCGCTGCTTCCGAGCTCTTTTTCGATTCCACGTCTCCCCGCGAGACGGCGCTCGCCGCGCTGCTCGAGCAGATCATGGGTGTGTATTCGGTGAGCGACGAGGAGAAGCCGCTTACCGATATGGTCGAGGCGTTCCTCACCAAACAGCCGCATCTGACCGTGTGCCGCCACGGCGACACGCTGGTGGCCTCCACCGATTTCGGCCGCGGGCAGCGCGTGATTCTCGCCGGGCATCTCGACACCGTGCCCGTGATTGACAACTTCCCGCCGCGCTGGCTCGACCCGGCCGCGGACCTGGCCGAAACGTCCGGCGAGGTCGAGCCCGGCGTGGCCAAGGTGCGCCATGACGTCGCCGCCAAGACCGCGCCGGGCGCCCGCGTGATGTGGGGGCGCGGCGCCACCGACATGAAGGCCTCCGACGCGGTGATGCTCTACCTCGCCGCCACCCTCACGCAAGCCAACGCCAAGGCGGACCTGACCTACGTGTTCTACGACCATGAGGAGGTCGTGGCCGAGAAGAACGGCCTGCGCAAGGTGGTCGAGGCCCACCCCGACTGGATCGAAGGCGATTTCGCCATCATCGGCGAGCCGACGAACTGCGGCATCGAGGGCGGCTGCAACGGCACGATGCGCTTCGACGTGGTGGCGCACGGCGTGGCCGCGCATTCCGCCCGCGCGTGGATGGGCAGGAACGCCATCCACGCGGCCGCCGACATCCTGACCCGCCTGAACGCCTACGAGCCGCAGGATATCGAGGTGGACGGCCTGGTCTACCGCGAGGGCCTCAACGCCACGCTGATCTCCGGAGGCAAGGGCACGAACGTGATCCCCGACGAATGCCGCGTGCATGTGAACTACCGTTTCGCGCCGGACAAGTCGCTGCCCGAGGCCAAGGCGCTGATGATGGGCGCGGACGCGGGCGCCCAGCTCGGCAACGGCGAGCATGTGGCCACCGGCGGCGTGTTCGAAGGCTACGGCATCGAGATGAAGGACGAAAGCCCTTCCGCCCGCCCCGGCCTGAGTTCGCCGCTGGCCGCCTCGCTGGCCGCGCTGGTCAAGGAGCGTACCGGCCGCGACCCGCTGGCCAAACTCGGTTGGACCGACGTGGCGCGCTTCGCGATCCTGGGAATTCCGGCCGTCAATCTTGGCGCAGGAGACCCGCTGCTCGCCCACAAACACGACGAGCAGGTGCCCGAAAGCGACCTTGCGCTGATGGCCGACCTGCTGCAGACGTGGCTTTGCCGGTAA
- a CDS encoding InlB B-repeat-containing protein, with protein sequence MKRDLKKVLGGGVLAAAMLLTFMPGTAVAAPTDGDGSAQVIQETKFFTVTYKSDGVVIGTATYQQGTLSQVWLKGVEPAAKAGYVFKGYSYNGTFVGDEENAPLRMDMVLEAVWEADSTSGDGSDQDNMGVDDPVTQYFTVTYKSDGATIGEATFQKGTLSQVWLKTIEPAAKAGYVFKGYSYNGTFVGNEENAPLMKDMVLEAVWEADSTSGDGSDQDNMGVDDPVTQYFTVTYKSDGKIIGEATFQKYTLSQIWLKTIEPAAKAGYVFKGYSYNGTFVGDEKDAPLVKNMVLEAVWEADSTSGDGSDQDNMGVDDPVDTNKTDSKSDTTQSGGASLAQTGIAVSFVVMVAVAAAVTGVILKRRVA encoded by the coding sequence ATGAAGAGAGATCTCAAGAAAGTGCTTGGCGGAGGCGTTCTTGCAGCGGCGATGTTGCTCACCTTCATGCCGGGAACCGCCGTGGCCGCTCCGACCGACGGAGACGGCTCCGCTCAGGTCATTCAGGAAACTAAGTTCTTCACCGTGACCTACAAGTCCGATGGCGTCGTCATCGGTACGGCGACCTACCAGCAGGGCACTCTGTCCCAGGTCTGGCTCAAGGGTGTCGAGCCCGCCGCCAAGGCCGGCTATGTGTTCAAGGGCTACAGCTACAACGGCACCTTCGTGGGCGACGAAGAGAACGCCCCGTTGAGGATGGATATGGTGCTGGAGGCCGTGTGGGAGGCCGATTCCACCTCGGGTGACGGTTCCGACCAGGACAACATGGGTGTCGACGACCCGGTCACGCAATACTTCACCGTGACCTACAAGTCCGACGGTGCCACAATCGGCGAGGCCACCTTCCAGAAGGGCACCCTGTCCCAGGTCTGGCTTAAGACCATCGAGCCCGCCGCCAAGGCCGGCTATGTGTTCAAGGGCTACAGCTACAACGGCACCTTCGTGGGCAACGAAGAGAACGCCCCGTTGATGAAGGATATGGTGCTGGAGGCCGTGTGGGAGGCCGATTCCACCTCGGGTGACGGTTCCGACCAGGACAACATGGGTGTCGACGACCCGGTCACGCAATACTTCACCGTGACCTACAAGTCCGATGGCAAGATCATCGGCGAGGCCACCTTCCAGAAGTACACCCTGTCCCAGATCTGGCTTAAGACCATCGAGCCCGCCGCCAAGGCCGGCTATGTGTTCAAGGGCTACAGCTACAACGGCACCTTCGTGGGCGATGAAAAGGATGCCCCGTTGGTGAAGAATATGGTGCTGGAGGCCGTGTGGGAGGCCGATTCCACCTCGGGTGACGGTTCCGACCAGGACAACATGGGTGTCGACGACCCGGTCGATACCAACAAGACCGATTCCAAGTCCGACACCACTCAGTCCGGTGGTGCCAGCCTTGCGCAGACTGGTATCGCCGTGTCCTTCGTCGTCATGGTGGCGGTTGCTGCTGCCGTGACTGGTGTCATTCTCAAGCGTCGCGTCGCCTGA
- a CDS encoding AEC family transporter: MPGLVSAMQGFCVIGIVIAVGYVAARMRIGGASAQMVLNRFSFFVSSPCLMFAILSKEPLFDIFHPSIVVAFLSAVLVGVVFLVLNRLFFHLKAADAIIGALNSLYLNSNNIGLPIATYILGNPALVAPILVMQQALFTPVALTALDVTAKGKVSLKEIVKQPLHQPLLIASLAGILVSLVSQLTGTFIIPNFIFDPIDMIGDSAVPMILMAFGMSLYGTRPMQEKGDRPAVITVAVLKNVVMPAIAFLVAYFLMGFRGAELYACVVLAALPTGQNVYNYAARYNVGLTFARDGILLSTMTSPIFIAIIAVLLG; the protein is encoded by the coding sequence ATGCCAGGTTTGGTCAGTGCGATGCAGGGCTTCTGCGTGATCGGCATCGTCATCGCGGTGGGCTATGTGGCCGCGCGTATGCGCATCGGCGGCGCGAGCGCGCAGATGGTGCTCAACCGCTTCTCCTTCTTCGTCTCCAGCCCCTGCCTGATGTTCGCGATCCTCTCCAAAGAGCCACTGTTCGACATCTTCCATCCGTCGATCGTGGTCGCGTTCCTCTCCGCCGTGCTGGTCGGCGTGGTGTTCCTGGTGCTCAACCGCCTGTTCTTCCATCTCAAAGCGGCCGACGCGATCATCGGCGCGCTGAACTCGCTGTATCTCAACTCGAACAACATCGGTCTGCCGATCGCCACCTACATCCTCGGCAATCCCGCCCTGGTCGCGCCGATCCTCGTCATGCAGCAGGCGTTGTTCACACCGGTGGCGCTCACCGCGCTCGACGTGACCGCCAAAGGCAAGGTCTCATTGAAGGAGATCGTCAAGCAGCCGCTGCATCAGCCGCTGCTGATCGCCTCCCTCGCCGGCATTCTCGTCTCTCTGGTCTCGCAGCTCACGGGAACGTTCATCATCCCCAATTTCATCTTCGACCCCATCGACATGATCGGCGACTCGGCCGTGCCGATGATCCTCATGGCGTTCGGCATGTCCCTGTACGGCACCCGCCCCATGCAGGAGAAGGGCGACCGCCCGGCCGTGATCACCGTGGCCGTGCTGAAGAACGTGGTGATGCCGGCGATCGCCTTCCTGGTGGCCTACTTCCTGATGGGATTCCGCGGCGCGGAGCTCTACGCCTGCGTGGTGCTCGCCGCCCTGCCCACCGGCCAGAACGTCTACAACTACGCGGCCCGCTACAACGTGGGCCTCACCTTCGCCCGCGACGGCATCCTGCTGAGCACCATGACCTCGCCGATCTTCATCGCCATCATCGCCGTCCTGCTCGGCTGA
- a CDS encoding FtsX-like permease family protein: MSTFALWRLFHRPGTRGTAGHTSMLAIIAFAAATAIFLTVLGGVHGFVWRASADHTFACMFDSASCAPGTYEVWMRRLTDSNDPAQYASSYVVLAVFACILLIVPFVALAGSAARLAASRRDARLAALRLIGVSQAQVMRLTALDAAGQALVGALAGVVGYFALMPVVMLLNFQNQHFTFEQLWVGSPALAAVIVGVIALALVSSLITLRRVAITPLGVTARQSQPLPTGWRVVIFVVVFVGALAVLGNMQLFSGLGAGVLYAMIFAMIALPFALVNLIGSWVVAARARAKARRPKDAATMIAMRRILDNPKRAWRNVSGIALAVFIAGITSVASLFGDSATPMGADPNDPNLLFARDIGTGGLLTLAFAAVLAAVSCGVMQAGSVYDQANEYRLLVLEGTDVRTLNRARFIEVLTPLTVVVVVAAGCSFALMLPLFSQSMTAPATLISFAGGVALCFALVSIGAFASNRVAASLNLTDYRADD, from the coding sequence ATGAGCACCTTCGCGCTATGGCGCCTCTTCCACCGCCCCGGCACCCGCGGCACGGCCGGCCACACCTCGATGCTCGCCATCATCGCCTTCGCCGCGGCCACCGCGATTTTCCTCACCGTGCTCGGCGGCGTACACGGATTCGTCTGGCGCGCCTCCGCCGACCACACCTTCGCCTGCATGTTCGACTCCGCCTCCTGCGCGCCCGGCACCTACGAGGTTTGGATGAGGCGGCTGACCGACTCGAACGATCCCGCCCAATACGCCTCCAGTTACGTGGTGCTCGCCGTTTTCGCCTGCATTCTGCTGATCGTGCCGTTCGTCGCGCTCGCCGGATCCGCCGCCCGCCTCGCCGCCTCGCGCCGCGACGCACGGTTGGCGGCGCTGCGTCTGATCGGCGTCTCGCAGGCGCAGGTGATGCGGCTCACCGCGCTCGACGCCGCCGGTCAGGCCCTGGTCGGCGCGTTGGCCGGAGTGGTCGGCTATTTCGCGCTGATGCCGGTGGTGATGCTGCTCAATTTCCAAAACCAGCATTTCACCTTCGAGCAACTGTGGGTGGGGTCGCCGGCGTTGGCGGCCGTGATTGTGGGCGTGATCGCGCTCGCGCTGGTCTCCTCGCTGATCACCCTGCGCCGTGTGGCCATCACTCCGCTGGGGGTGACCGCCCGCCAGTCGCAGCCGTTGCCGACGGGTTGGCGCGTGGTGATTTTCGTTGTGGTGTTCGTGGGCGCGCTGGCTGTGCTGGGGAATATGCAGCTGTTCTCCGGACTGGGCGCGGGCGTGCTGTATGCGATGATTTTCGCGATGATTGCCCTGCCGTTCGCGCTGGTCAATCTGATTGGATCATGGGTGGTCGCGGCCCGTGCCCGAGCCAAGGCGCGTCGGCCGAAGGATGCGGCCACGATGATCGCGATGCGTCGCATTCTCGACAATCCCAAGCGCGCCTGGCGCAATGTGAGCGGCATCGCGCTGGCGGTGTTCATCGCTGGCATCACGTCGGTGGCCTCGCTGTTCGGCGATTCCGCGACGCCGATGGGTGCCGACCCCAACGACCCCAATCTGCTGTTCGCGCGCGATATCGGCACCGGCGGACTGCTCACGCTCGCCTTCGCGGCCGTGCTTGCGGCGGTCAGCTGCGGTGTGATGCAGGCCGGCAGCGTCTACGACCAGGCGAACGAGTACCGTCTGCTGGTGTTGGAGGGTACGGATGTGCGCACCCTGAATCGCGCGCGGTTCATCGAGGTGCTGACCCCGCTGACCGTCGTGGTGGTCGTGGCCGCGGGCTGCTCCTTCGCGCTGATGCTGCCGCTGTTCTCGCAGTCGATGACCGCGCCGGCCACGTTGATCAGTTTCGCGGGCGGCGTCGCCCTGTGTTTCGCGTTGGTCTCGATTGGTGCGTTCGCCTCGAACCGCGTGGCTGCCAGCCTCAACCTCACAGACTATCGCGCCGACGACTGA
- a CDS encoding ABC transporter ATP-binding protein, with protein MNTMIPVLTATDLVMDYSARSSAAPTNREPVVAVPAPSFHTLALNHVNFQLNAGESVAVMGPSGSGKSTLLHALAGVIQPTSGSVVFRGADITRMNDADRTALRRTAFGFVFQSGQLLPELPAVENIALPMMLSGVDYRQATDTAILWLERLGLRALATQRPGEMSGGQMQRIAIARALAMRPAVVFADEPTGALDQTTGREVMGILTQAARDNGSSVVVVTHDPNVAAFCGRTVTMQDGVLTAPQGAAGGAVGAVRAAGATRGTGAPGAAGVVGAAGIPSAAVMAGDMSTTTGAAGVTGTAAGMPGTIGTAGAAGMAAGTPAAPHMTQEAAR; from the coding sequence ATGAACACAATGATTCCCGTACTCACTGCCACCGATCTGGTGATGGACTACTCCGCACGCTCCTCCGCCGCGCCGACCAACCGCGAGCCGGTCGTCGCCGTGCCCGCTCCGAGCTTCCACACGCTCGCTCTCAACCACGTGAACTTCCAGCTGAACGCCGGCGAATCCGTGGCCGTGATGGGCCCCTCCGGCTCCGGCAAATCCACACTGCTGCACGCGCTCGCCGGCGTCATCCAGCCGACCTCGGGCAGTGTGGTGTTCCGCGGCGCCGACATCACCCGCATGAACGACGCCGATCGCACCGCGCTGCGCCGCACCGCCTTCGGCTTCGTCTTCCAGTCCGGCCAACTGCTGCCCGAACTGCCGGCGGTGGAGAACATCGCCTTGCCGATGATGCTCAGCGGCGTCGACTACCGGCAGGCCACCGACACGGCGATTCTGTGGCTGGAGCGGCTCGGCTTGCGCGCGCTCGCCACGCAACGCCCCGGCGAGATGAGCGGCGGCCAGATGCAGCGCATCGCCATCGCCCGAGCGCTCGCCATGCGCCCGGCCGTCGTGTTCGCCGACGAACCCACCGGCGCGCTCGATCAGACCACAGGCCGCGAGGTGATGGGCATCCTCACCCAGGCCGCCCGCGACAACGGCTCGTCCGTGGTGGTCGTCACCCATGATCCGAATGTGGCCGCCTTCTGCGGGCGCACCGTGACCATGCAGGATGGCGTGCTGACCGCGCCGCAAGGTGCCGCCGGCGGTGCGGTTGGTGCGGTCAGAGCGGCCGGTGCGACTAGGGGGACCGGTGCTCCCGGCGCGGCTGGTGTGGTCGGCGCGGCCGGCATACCCAGCGCTGCCGTCATGGCCGGTGATATGAGCACGACCACAGGTGCGGCTGGCGTGACCGGCACGGCTGCTGGTATGCCTGGCACGATCGGCACGGCCGGTGCGGCAGGCATGGCCGCGGGCACACCCGCCGCGCCTCATATGACGCAGGAGGCCGCACGATGA